From Sediminitomix flava, the proteins below share one genomic window:
- a CDS encoding DUF1622 domain-containing protein produces MEEIKNIFWIIAEIIEVVAMTILIYGFLKVFIKFICIEGKDITKVDIYYIQRIRCQIGIYILLALDFLITSDIIFTLSELSEEQMISLSLFIVTRIAIGYFLGKEIKELSEEKQDE; encoded by the coding sequence ATGGAAGAAATTAAAAATATATTTTGGATAATTGCCGAAATAATTGAGGTTGTAGCAATGACAATATTAATTTATGGATTTCTTAAGGTATTTATAAAATTTATATGTATTGAAGGAAAAGATATCACAAAAGTTGATATATACTATATTCAACGAATAAGATGTCAGATTGGGATTTATATATTACTTGCGCTTGACTTCTTAATCACATCTGATATTATTTTCACTCTCAGTGAGCTTTCAGAGGAACAAATGATTTCCTTAAGTTTATTTATTGTAACTCGAATAGCAATCGGTTATTTCTTAGGGAAAGAAATCAAAGAATTAAGTGAAGAAAAACAAGATGAATAA